GTAGAAAAACCTATCGTCGCATCGAGCGCATCGCATCCCAGCGGATTACGGATAAGATAGGAGACGTCCGTTGCAATGTCAGTAGTTGGGCCTGCTAGGCCGATATATCGTACGTTATTTGAGGACAAAGCACAGCGCACCGTCGGATTCGGCAAAGCCCCAAGCAGAGCCTGCGCATAAGCTTGAATATGCCCGCGGCTCGCTCTCAACTCGGCAAAATCCTTCCCTAAGGAGACTTGAGCAGTTGGGCTATCCTGGCGACAGATACTGGGTGTACTCATACAAGCACCATTATTAATCAATTTTGTTAAAAATCATTCTGATTATACATTAAAACTAATTTTATGTAACAATTAATTTTTGAATATTTAACAAAACACTAACAATAAGCGGGTTGCACAGAAAATAATTCTATAACAGATTGATTCTAAGAAGCTTATCTTTCTTTGATTGAGCGAAGCGAAATCAAAGAGTATTACTCTTCGCTGTGGCTGAGGAGGCCGCAGAGCTTCACGAGCACATCCCGAAAGACTTCGAGCGGCCGCTGGTCTGCGTTAAAGCGAGAGATCAGCTCTTTTGGATAGCGCTCCAAAAGCTTAATCGTCTCTTTCTCATAGACCTGCATACGAGTTCTAAGCACCTTATCATCCGCATCATCCATGCGGCGCTCGATGATCGCCCTTCTCTGGATGCGCTTGATTAGCGCCTCATAATTGCCCGTATCCAGCACGATGATGTGCATGATCTTGATATGAGGAGCAAACAGCTCCGTCTGGTGCGAAGTGCGAGGCACTCCGTCTAGCAGCAGAAACTGCTGGTGAGGGAAGTAGCGGTTGGTGGCGATTAGCCCCTCTACGTAGTGGCGCCAGATCTGAAGAGTAACCTCGTCAGGCACCAGGTGCCCCTTGCTAGCATAGGTGTGAAAGAGCTTCCCGGCGGGAGACTCGGGTGCTAGGCCCCTAAAAATATCCCCTGAAGAGAGGTGAAAATGGTTGCCCGCGCTGCTTAGAAACTTGCCCAGAGTCCCCTTTCCAGAGCCTGGAGGTCCAAAAATTAGAATACTGCGAAATGGCTGGTGCACATCTTCAATGAGTGGAGCGGACATGGAAGGATCTCTCTAACAATGTTGTAAAGAATAGACATTCAACGCCTTCAATTGATTATTGTAAAGACCCTCGTCTATCCATCTTACAATCAACAACTTGCAAGTTAGTAATAAATTGTTGAATTTAAACAACAAATTACATACAATTTATTTAATTTTTAACCAAAATACATACTATGACAAATACAATAAACTTCGGAAAAATAAACTTAGGTACAGACAAGTTGTTTGAACTCGTCGTCACCGTTGAAGGTGCCGGAG
Above is a genomic segment from Chlamydiales bacterium containing:
- a CDS encoding nucleoside monophosphate kinase, with the protein product MSAPLIEDVHQPFRSILIFGPPGSGKGTLGKFLSSAGNHFHLSSGDIFRGLAPESPAGKLFHTYASKGHLVPDEVTLQIWRHYVEGLIATNRYFPHQQFLLLDGVPRTSHQTELFAPHIKIMHIIVLDTGNYEALIKRIQRRAIIERRMDDADDKVLRTRMQVYEKETIKLLERYPKELISRFNADQRPLEVFRDVLVKLCGLLSHSEE